In Musa acuminata AAA Group cultivar baxijiao chromosome BXJ3-11, Cavendish_Baxijiao_AAA, whole genome shotgun sequence, one DNA window encodes the following:
- the LOC103971397 gene encoding uncharacterized protein LOC103971397 isoform X2, which translates to MFWRMTGLSQASPVDAILEKENFTLEDLLDEDEIIQECKALNTRLINFLREKVQVEQLLHYITEEPPEDADKKHSFKFPFIACEIFTCEVDIILRALVDDGQLMDKLFSFLKPDHPHSTLLAGYFSKVVICLMMRKTGLFLNYVQGHPEIIRELVDLIGITSIMEVLIRLIGADENMHSNYTDTIQCLEDADILEMIVDKFRSSDSPEVHSNVAEILCAITRCAPPALAAKICSPSYVGRLFHHALEDSRPKSVLVHALSFCICLLDPKRLVASSYQAFRSQLTHGSLVIASQETVEGMLGRLGDLLKLLDITSSDSDLPATYGKLQPPLGKQRLKIVEFISVLLTIGSEAVEKELIRLGVIKHVIDLFFEYPFNSFLHHHVENVIGSCLESKRTLLIEHILNDCDVVGKILAAEKQPSLSTDSFKATVSAEGRIPPRIGNIGHMTRIANKLVHLGNNRSIIQTHLQENSDWVDWHSNVLLKRNSVENVHQWACGRPTTLQDRVRDSDDEDFRDRDFDVAALANNLSQAFRLGIYTNDDIEEAQGSFERDDDEDVYFDDESAEVVISSLRLGDDQDSSIFTNSNWFAFENDRGVNDRLTDSPTSSSPNSNEKSPDVDEPDEVVIGDNKDLNDMGTSLQATVLGTTSGETQATVSENGRINEPKEGTSDSSISEDEKPPGWVEWRVTLGSDIAGINPTADIPNGQFEMEKDVDNEVTPSTDDCQPSSGDAETERPDVDEGGSPGPTDVPAEELPESSKCNLCGDSPGSPQITYAGLSSEPLGHESAAEDSEHERTSDNVGK; encoded by the exons ATGTTCTGGCGCATGACCGGATTGTCTCAAGCGTCTCCG GTGGACGCCATTTTGGagaaggagaattttaccttggAAGATCTTCTTGATGAGGATGAAATAATCCAAGAATGCAAAGCATTAAATACTCGTCTTATAAATTT TTTGAGAGAAAAGGTCCAAGTGGAGCAATTGCTTCATTATATAACGGAGGAGCCGCCTGAGGATGCCGATAAGAAGCATAGTTTCAA GTTTCCGTTTATTGCATGTGAGATATTTACTTGTGAGGTTGATATCATATTGAGGGCTTTAGTTGACGATGGACAG CTTATGGACAAGTTATTTTCCTTCCTCAAGCCGGATCACCCGCATAGTACATTGTTGGCTGGTTACTTTAGTAAG GTTGTGATATGCCTAATGATGCGGAAGACAGGCCTTTTTCTCAACTATGTTCAG GGTCACCCAGAAATAATTCGTGAACTTGTGGACCTCATTGGGATCACATCTATAATGGAG GTACTCATTCGATTGATTGGTGCTGATGAAAATATGCACTCCAACTACACGGACACAATTCAGTGTTTGGAAGATGCTGATATTCTTGAGATGATCGTGGATAAGTTCAGGTCATCG GACTCACCGGAAGTCCATTCCAATGTAGCAGAAATTCTTTGTGCCATTACTCGATGTGCCCCTCCAGCACTCGCAGCTAAAATTTGTAGCCCAAG TTATGTGGGAAGATTGTTTCATCATGCACTGGAAGATTCAAGACCTAAATCTGTGCTAGTGCACGCCTTGTCTTTCTGCATATGTTTGTTAGATCCTAAACGACTGGTAGCATCTTCCTATCAAGCGTTTAGAAGCCAGCTAACTCATGGATCATTAGTTATTGCTAGTCAAGAAACAGTTGAGGGTATGCTTGGGAGACTAG GTGATTTACTGAAATTGTTGGATATTACTTCATCGGATAGTGACTTACCGGCCACATATGGTAAACTACAGCCTCCTCTTGGGAAACAACGTTTGAAG attGTGGAGTTCATCTCTGTTTTGTTGACAATCGGTAGTGAAGCTGTTGAAAAAGAATTGATCCGGCTGGGAGTAATAAAGCATGTCATAGATTTGTTTTTTGA GTACCCTTTCAATAGTTTTTTGCATCATCATGTCGAGAATGTTATAGGATCGTGCTTAGAGAGTAAGAGGACTCTATTAATCGAACATATTTTGAATGATTGTGACGTTGTTGGCAAAATTCTTGCGGCAGAAAAGCAGCCTTCCTTGTCAACTGATTCTTTTAAG GCTACAGTGTCTGCAGAGGGACGGATACCTCCAAGAATAGGAAATATAGGTCACATGACACGCATTGCAAACAAGCTTGTTCACTTGGGAAATAACAGGAGCATAATCCAGACACACTTGCAG GAAAATAGTGATTGGGTTGATTGGCATAGCAATGTCTTGCTCAAGCGGAATTCTGTAGAAAATGTACATCAATGGGCTTGTGG GCGTCCAACTACACTACAGGACCGAGTTAGGGATAGTGATGATGAGGACTTCCGAGACAGGGATTTTGATGTGGCAGCACTGGCTAATAATTTGAGTCAGGCATTTCGATTGGGGATTTATACTAATGATGATATTGAAGAG GCTCAAGGATCTTTTGAACGGGATGATGATGAG gatgtttactttgatgatgaaTCTGCAGAAGTTGTCATTTCGTCTTTGCGTCTGGGGGATGACCAGGACAG TTCCATCTTCACAAATTCCAACTGGTTTGCTTTTGAAAATGATAGAGGGGTCAACGATCGTCTAACAGATTCTCCTACTTCATCGTCACCGAATTCAAATGAGAAATCACCTGATGTAGATGAGCCCGATGAGGTGGTTATTGGTGATAACAAAGATCTAAATGACATGGGAACATCTTTGCAAGCGACAGTTCTAGGAACCACTTCAGGAGAAACTCAGGCTACTGTCTCAGAGAATGGTCGTATCAATGAGCCCAAAGAGGGCACTAGTGACTCAAGTATAAGTGAGGATGAGAAACCACCAGGGTGGGTTGAATGGAGAGTGACGCTGGGGTCTGACATAGCTGGTATAAATCCAACTGCAGATATTCCGAATGGTCAGTTTGAGATGGAGAAAGATGTGGATAATGAAGTTACACCTAGTACAGATGATTGTCAGCCTTCATCTGGAGACGCAGAAACAGAGAGACCAGATGTGGATGAAGGTGGATCACCAGGACCTACTGACGTTCCTGCTGAAGAACTACCAGAGTCCAGTAAGTGTAATCTATGTGGGGACTCACCTGGATCTCCTCAAATCACCTACGCTGGTTTAAGTTCGGAGCCACTTGGACATGAATCTGCTGCTGAAGATTCAGAACATGAGAGGACTTCTGACAATGTGGGGAAGTGA
- the LOC103971397 gene encoding uncharacterized protein LOC103971397 isoform X1 yields MMFMMLELSISFFLYDKQALSQLHIKFEIGSNRESLREKVQVEQLLHYITEEPPEDADKKHSFKFPFIACEIFTCEVDIILRALVDDGQLMDKLFSFLKPDHPHSTLLAGYFSKVVICLMMRKTGLFLNYVQGHPEIIRELVDLIGITSIMEVLIRLIGADENMHSNYTDTIQCLEDADILEMIVDKFRSSDSPEVHSNVAEILCAITRCAPPALAAKICSPSYVGRLFHHALEDSRPKSVLVHALSFCICLLDPKRLVASSYQAFRSQLTHGSLVIASQETVEGMLGRLGDLLKLLDITSSDSDLPATYGKLQPPLGKQRLKIVEFISVLLTIGSEAVEKELIRLGVIKHVIDLFFEYPFNSFLHHHVENVIGSCLESKRTLLIEHILNDCDVVGKILAAEKQPSLSTDSFKATVSAEGRIPPRIGNIGHMTRIANKLVHLGNNRSIIQTHLQENSDWVDWHSNVLLKRNSVENVHQWACGRPTTLQDRVRDSDDEDFRDRDFDVAALANNLSQAFRLGIYTNDDIEEAQGSFERDDDEDVYFDDESAEVVISSLRLGDDQDSSIFTNSNWFAFENDRGVNDRLTDSPTSSSPNSNEKSPDVDEPDEVVIGDNKDLNDMGTSLQATVLGTTSGETQATVSENGRINEPKEGTSDSSISEDEKPPGWVEWRVTLGSDIAGINPTADIPNGQFEMEKDVDNEVTPSTDDCQPSSGDAETERPDVDEGGSPGPTDVPAEELPESSKCNLCGDSPGSPQITYAGLSSEPLGHESAAEDSEHERTSDNVGK; encoded by the exons ATGATGTTTATGATGTTGGAATTGTCTATCAGTTTTTTCCTCTATGACAAACAAGCACTTTCCCAGTTACACATCAAATTTGAAATTGGAAGCAATCGTGAGAg TTTGAGAGAAAAGGTCCAAGTGGAGCAATTGCTTCATTATATAACGGAGGAGCCGCCTGAGGATGCCGATAAGAAGCATAGTTTCAA GTTTCCGTTTATTGCATGTGAGATATTTACTTGTGAGGTTGATATCATATTGAGGGCTTTAGTTGACGATGGACAG CTTATGGACAAGTTATTTTCCTTCCTCAAGCCGGATCACCCGCATAGTACATTGTTGGCTGGTTACTTTAGTAAG GTTGTGATATGCCTAATGATGCGGAAGACAGGCCTTTTTCTCAACTATGTTCAG GGTCACCCAGAAATAATTCGTGAACTTGTGGACCTCATTGGGATCACATCTATAATGGAG GTACTCATTCGATTGATTGGTGCTGATGAAAATATGCACTCCAACTACACGGACACAATTCAGTGTTTGGAAGATGCTGATATTCTTGAGATGATCGTGGATAAGTTCAGGTCATCG GACTCACCGGAAGTCCATTCCAATGTAGCAGAAATTCTTTGTGCCATTACTCGATGTGCCCCTCCAGCACTCGCAGCTAAAATTTGTAGCCCAAG TTATGTGGGAAGATTGTTTCATCATGCACTGGAAGATTCAAGACCTAAATCTGTGCTAGTGCACGCCTTGTCTTTCTGCATATGTTTGTTAGATCCTAAACGACTGGTAGCATCTTCCTATCAAGCGTTTAGAAGCCAGCTAACTCATGGATCATTAGTTATTGCTAGTCAAGAAACAGTTGAGGGTATGCTTGGGAGACTAG GTGATTTACTGAAATTGTTGGATATTACTTCATCGGATAGTGACTTACCGGCCACATATGGTAAACTACAGCCTCCTCTTGGGAAACAACGTTTGAAG attGTGGAGTTCATCTCTGTTTTGTTGACAATCGGTAGTGAAGCTGTTGAAAAAGAATTGATCCGGCTGGGAGTAATAAAGCATGTCATAGATTTGTTTTTTGA GTACCCTTTCAATAGTTTTTTGCATCATCATGTCGAGAATGTTATAGGATCGTGCTTAGAGAGTAAGAGGACTCTATTAATCGAACATATTTTGAATGATTGTGACGTTGTTGGCAAAATTCTTGCGGCAGAAAAGCAGCCTTCCTTGTCAACTGATTCTTTTAAG GCTACAGTGTCTGCAGAGGGACGGATACCTCCAAGAATAGGAAATATAGGTCACATGACACGCATTGCAAACAAGCTTGTTCACTTGGGAAATAACAGGAGCATAATCCAGACACACTTGCAG GAAAATAGTGATTGGGTTGATTGGCATAGCAATGTCTTGCTCAAGCGGAATTCTGTAGAAAATGTACATCAATGGGCTTGTGG GCGTCCAACTACACTACAGGACCGAGTTAGGGATAGTGATGATGAGGACTTCCGAGACAGGGATTTTGATGTGGCAGCACTGGCTAATAATTTGAGTCAGGCATTTCGATTGGGGATTTATACTAATGATGATATTGAAGAG GCTCAAGGATCTTTTGAACGGGATGATGATGAG gatgtttactttgatgatgaaTCTGCAGAAGTTGTCATTTCGTCTTTGCGTCTGGGGGATGACCAGGACAG TTCCATCTTCACAAATTCCAACTGGTTTGCTTTTGAAAATGATAGAGGGGTCAACGATCGTCTAACAGATTCTCCTACTTCATCGTCACCGAATTCAAATGAGAAATCACCTGATGTAGATGAGCCCGATGAGGTGGTTATTGGTGATAACAAAGATCTAAATGACATGGGAACATCTTTGCAAGCGACAGTTCTAGGAACCACTTCAGGAGAAACTCAGGCTACTGTCTCAGAGAATGGTCGTATCAATGAGCCCAAAGAGGGCACTAGTGACTCAAGTATAAGTGAGGATGAGAAACCACCAGGGTGGGTTGAATGGAGAGTGACGCTGGGGTCTGACATAGCTGGTATAAATCCAACTGCAGATATTCCGAATGGTCAGTTTGAGATGGAGAAAGATGTGGATAATGAAGTTACACCTAGTACAGATGATTGTCAGCCTTCATCTGGAGACGCAGAAACAGAGAGACCAGATGTGGATGAAGGTGGATCACCAGGACCTACTGACGTTCCTGCTGAAGAACTACCAGAGTCCAGTAAGTGTAATCTATGTGGGGACTCACCTGGATCTCCTCAAATCACCTACGCTGGTTTAAGTTCGGAGCCACTTGGACATGAATCTGCTGCTGAAGATTCAGAACATGAGAGGACTTCTGACAATGTGGGGAAGTGA